A portion of the Gallus gallus isolate bGalGal1 chromosome 16, bGalGal1.mat.broiler.GRCg7b, whole genome shotgun sequence genome contains these proteins:
- the C4 gene encoding complement 4 isoform X3, translated as MGPRWAFSLFLLLFLTPLMRASSQDPELVLVAPRRVALGTPMGLLLAAVGPVTGTVTAWAEGDRGAGPCALPVPFALTPHNNFNQLLQIEVTPVQAERCGALWGRGLLLEAHSSHLPPPSTRSLRVALGGPRGHLIVQTDKPLYAPRQTVRFRVFSMDPDLQPNPEPVLVTITNPLGARVREVQRVPLDTVLSDQLVLPDIALPGTWHIRAQLAASPNTNGSTAFEVRKYVLPGFEVRIRPERGFIVLSDPDPAPLRIHLHVQFPDGAPVWGRAQLRVGLRDAGGQGGRFLRGLEQQRQVTEGHASLEVSPVGVAKAAGVALADLQGALLRLAVGVVESAGGELVERELSVPLVLSQWVLQLQKSARFFVPGAPYTLLGRVLQAGGGTAPGVPIRVTVGVTGAPAPPLIELQADNSGDIAVPINVPKGATRMELSVEAGQPGVPPARAQLLVTPMAAVSGRFLVLGGPRGSLRPGEELRLQLHHMGPPPTPQRFHILAMARGRVLVAHTVASQVTLTEVALPVTADMAPYLHVVAFFLSGGNVVAATWGGAVRGGCDEQVQVKVPPRGTTLRPQDPLKVTVTTGTPVTVAIGAIDTTVLNLEPRHRLNTAKVEAALGSSDLGCSPEGGPDAVGIFGAAGLVLGLQGGSPTVPAAPHCPPAPTRQRRSLELLKLLEEKAGPWRNNTVMWRCCRDGATALPIRATCQQRGQRVTTAGGCRDAFLQCCEVAQNLRRKGQRGGLARVMEAQLAEQLLDDDEDVPTRSFFPESWLWRRIHVAGTARLSVLLPDSITTWEIQAVAIVPGHGLCVAEPQQVTVTQDVRVALRLPPSIRPLEQLQLQPLIHSRLPRSINVTVTLSAVEGVCAALDGVPQMLELPPGRAVAAPLTLVALHPGDIPITITARGPWGLGDRVTRVLHVEPEGELHLEESTYILDADDKRSRSLKLPGDVPAEIVPDGDFSMSIRVSGRVPGWALQGALGIGDSLLRSPRGCGEQSLMSMAPTAAALRFLDESEGWGQLPPGHRQRGLRTLQQGFERVQSFRKSDGSYGAWLHRDSSTWLTALVLRVLALSRPYLPVAASGPAASLRWVLGQQRPDGAFLEHRAVVHREMQGGVADPGPEATVSLTAFVVVALHGARALLPPDSPELPLLDKSLSRASTFLRGRVEQLGTYGTAITSYALALVDTAPPGPHPAVERLRGMARSAHGGRATFWPSGGPAATVEATGYALLALLQSRDIAGAARAARWLRQQSNYGGGFHSTQDTLVALEALAQMWLHWGRGNTMGLNLGLSWPGGARGRAGGTQVMLKPGLEPLEQELQVPLGSPVTVQVEGHGEGTLTVLRQFRLLSPPNATCQALHLEVAITGPILYHADEDYEDYEDYEEAEPKEGEEPTEGAVPVEGAGPADDPAPLSPVSLWDARKRQRRSTHNPAHEVAFLVCFRRSPGVALTGMAVVEITLLSGFSPHRADLDKVPPERQCLSFGATQDAAVGHMQPAMAAIYDYYEPGQRCTVFYNAPQRSSTIATLCSPKICECAQGGCPHAQRRTQEVTADDRHDFACYSPRVDYALVVRVLSQSEIGAFVAFETEIKEVLLEGQDTAVAPGERRRLLVRKSCPLRLQLHNIYLVMGGSGRTRDPEGRPQFLLGPHSWVEEVPSPGRCKATRLRGYCAQLQEFRTRLSQLGCQL; from the exons ATGGGGCCTCGCTGGGCCTTcagcctcttcctcctcctcttcctcactcCCTTAATGAGGGCCAGCTCCCAGGACCCTGa GTTGGTGCTGGTGGCCCCACGGCGCGTGGCCTTGGGGACCCCCATGGGGCTGttgctggcagctgtggggccGGTGACCGGGACGGTGACTGCATGGGCTGAGGGGGACCGTGGGGCCGGGCCCTGCGCCCTCCCAGTCCCATTTGCCCTCACACCCCACAACAACTTCAACCAGCTCCTACAAATTGAG GTCAccccagtgcaggcagagcgctgtggggcgctgtggggtcgGGGGCTGCTCCTGGAGGCCCACAGCTCCCATCTGCCCCCCCCCAGTACCAGGAGTCTGCGTGTGGCCCTGGGGGGGCCGCGGGGTCACCTCATTGTGCAGACAGACAAACCTCTCTACGCCCCCCGACAGACTG TGCGTTTCCGGGTCTTCTCCATGGACCCCGACCTACAGCCGAACCCCGAACCTGTCCTGGTCACCATCACG AACCCGTTGGGTGCACGAGTGCGGGAGGTGCAGCGGGTGCCCCTGGACACGGTGCTGAGCGACCAGCTGGTGCTGCCTGACATCGCCCT CCCAGGGACATGGCACATACGGGCACAGTTGGCCGCCAGTCCCAACACCAACGGCTCCACCGCCTTTGAGGTGCGGAAATATG tgctgcctggctTTGAGGTGCGCATCCGCCCCGAGCGTGGCTTCATTGTGCTGAGTGATCCCGATCCGGCCCCACTGCGCATCCACCTGCATGTCCA ATTCCCAGATGGGGCGCCAGTGTGGGGCCGTGCACAGCTGCGTGTGGGGCTGCGGGATGCCGGGGGCCAGGGGGGTCGCTTCCTGCGGGGTCTGGAGCAGCAACGCCAG GTGACGGAAGGCCACgcctccctggaggtgtccccGGTGGGCGTGGCCAAAGCGGCGGGCGTGGCGCTGGCCGACCTGCAGGGGGCGCTGCTGCGCCTGGCAGTGGGCGTGGTCGAATCTGCAG GGGGGGAACTCGTGGAGCGGGAGCTGTCGGTGCCGCTGGTTCTGTCCCagtgggtgctgcagctgcagaagagtGCGCGGTTCTTCGTGCCCGGAGCGCCCTACACCCTCCTG GGCCgagtgctgcaggctggggggggcacagccccGGGGGTCCCCATCAGAGTGACAGTGGGGGTGACTGGAGCCCCTGCACCACCCCTCAtagagctgcaggcagacaaCAGTGGGGACATCGCCGTCCCCATCAATGTCCCCAAAGGAGCCACCAGGATGGAGCTGAGC GTGGAGGCAGGACAGCCCGGTGTCCCCCCAGCACGGGCACAGCTGTTGGTGACCCCGATGGCAGCGGTGTCGGGGCGGTTCCTGGTGCTGGGGGGTCCCCGGGGGTCACTCCGTCCCGGGGAAGAGCTGCGGCTGCAGCTGCACCATATGGGGCCGCCCCCCACCCCGCAGCGCTTCCACATCCTG GCAATGGCCCGTGGGAGGGTGCTGGTGGCCCACACGGTGGCCTCGCAGGTGACGCTGACAGAGGTGGCACTGCCGGTGACAGCAGACATGGCCCCATATCTCCACGTCGTCGCCTTCTTCCTGAGTGGGGGAAATGTGGTGGCTGCCACGTGGGGGGGGGCTGTGCGGGGAGGCTGCGATGAGCAG GTGCAGGTGAAGGTCCCTCCACGTGGGACCACCCTTCGCCCTCAGGACCCACTGAAGGTGACAGTGACAACGGGGACTCCAGTGACAGTGGCCATTGGGGCCATCGACACCACAGTGCTGAATCTGGAACCACGGCACCGCCTGAACACTGCCaag GTGgaggcagctctgggcagcagcgaTTTGGGGTGCAGCCCCGAGGGCGGCCCCGATGCTGTTGGGATCTTTGGGGCCGCAGGACTCGTGCTGGGACTGCAGGGtggcagccccacagtgccGGCAG ccccccactgtcccccgGCCCCCACCCGTCAACGCCGctctctggagctgctgaaaCTGCTGGAGGAGAAGG CGGGGCCGTGGCGCAATAACACTGTGATGTGGCGCTGCTGCCGGGACGGAGCGACGGCGCTGCCCATCCGTGCCACGTGCCAGCAGAGGGGACAGCGGGTGACAACGGCCGGGGGCTGCCGAGAcgccttcctgcagtgctgtgaggtGGCACAGAATCTGCGGCGGAAGGGACAGCGCGGGGGGTTGGCACGGG TGATGGAGgcacagctggcagagcagctgttGGATGATGATGAGGACGTCCCCACGAGGAGCTTCTTCCCTGAGAGCTGGCTGTGGCGACGCATCCATGTCGCTGGCACTGCACG gctctcagtgctgctccctgACTCCATCACTACGTGGGAGATTCAGGCAGTCGCCATCGTCCCTGGACATG ggctgtgcgTGGCGGAGCCGCAGCAGGTGACGGTGACACAGGACGTGCGTGTGGCGCTTCGGCTGCCCCCCAGCATCCGGCCCctagagcagctgcagctgcagcccctcatcCACAGCAGACTGCCCCGCAGCATCAAC GTGACGGTGACACTGTCGGCAGTGGAGGGGGTGTGCGCGGCGCTGGATGGGGTCCCCCAGATGCTGGAGCTGCCCCCGGGGAGGGCAGTGGCTGCACCCCTCACTCTGGTGGCCCTCCACCCTGGGGACATCCCCATCACCATCACCGCCCGCGGGCCATGGGGGCTGGGGGACCGTGTCACCCGAGTCCTGCATGTCGAG CCTGAGGGAGAGCTGCACCTGGAGGAGAGCACCTACATCCTGGACGCAGATG ATAAGCGGAGCCGGAGCCTGAAGCTGCCGGGGGACGTCCCTGCAGAGATCGTCCCTGATGGGGACTTCAGCATGAGCATCCGTGTCAGTG GCCGGGTGCCGggctgggcactgcagggcGCTCTGGGGATAGGGGACTCTCTGCTCCGCTCCCcccggggctgtggggagcagtCCCTGATGTCAATGgcacccactgctgctgctctgcgcTTCCTGGATGAGAGCGAAGGGTGGGGGCAGCTGCCCCCAGGGCACCGACAGCGCGGCCTCAGAACCCTGCAGCAGG GCTTCGAACGGGTGCAGAGCTTCCGCAAAAGTGATGGCTCCTATGGGGCATGGCTGCACCGGGACAGCAGCACCTG GCTGACGGCGCTGGTGCTGCGTGTGCTGGCCCTGTCCCGGCCCTATTTGCCAGTGGCTGCCAGCGGCCCCGCTGCGTCCCTGCggtgggtgctggggcagcagcgcCCAGATGGCGCCTTCttggagcacagggctgtggtgcacCGTGAGATGCAG gGTGGTGTGGCAGACCCCGGCCCGGAGGCCACCGTGTCGCTGACGGCCTTCGTGGTGGTGGCCCTCCATGGTGCCCGCGCTCTGCTGCCCCCggacagccctgagctgcccctCCTG GACAAATCCCTGTCCCGGGCCTCCACGTTCCTCCGGGGCCGCGTGGAGCAGTTGGGGACCTATGGGACAGCCATCACATCCTATGCATTGGCACTGGTGGACACCGCTCCTCCGGGGCCGCATCCGGCGGTGGAACGTCTGCGGGGCATGGCCCGGAGCGCCCACG GTGGCCGTGCAACCTTCTGGCCATCCGGTGGCCCCGCAGCCACGGTGGAGGCGACGGGTTACGCccttctggcactgctgcagagccGCGACATCGCCGGGGCTGCGAGGGCGGCACGGTGGCTCCGACAGCAGAGCAATTATGGGGGTGGCTTCCACTCCACGCAG GACACGCTGGTGGCCCTGGAGGCGCTGGCCCAGAtgtggctgcactggggccgTGGGAACACAATGGGGCTGAACCTGGGGCTCTCCTGGCCGGGGGGTGCCCGGGGGAGGGCTGGTGGCACTCAGGTTATGCTGAAGCCGGGGCTGGAGCcgctggagcaggagctgcag gtgcctctgggcagcccagtgACAGTGCAGGTGGAGGGACACGGCGAAGGGACGCTGACG GTGCTCCGCCAGTTCCGCCTGCTGTCACCTCCGAACGCCACGTGCCAGGCGCTGCACCTGGAGGTGGCCATCACCGGCCCCATCCTGTACCATG CAGATGAGGACTACGAGGACTACGAGGACTACGAGGAGGCGGAGCCTAAGGAGGGGGAGGAGCCTACGGAAGGGGCAGTGCCCGTGGAAGGGGCGGGGCCAGCAGATGACCCCGCCCCCCTCAGCCCGGTGTCCTTATGGGATGCCCGTAAGCGGCAACGCCGCAGCACACATAACCCTGCCCACGAGGTGGCCTTCCTCGTCTGCTTCCG GCGGAGCCCAGGGGTGGCACTGACTGGGATGGCGGTGGTGGAGATCACTCTGCTCAGTGGCTTCTCACCCCATAGAGCTGACCTGGACAAG gTCCCCCCCGAGCGGCAGTGTCTCAGTTTTGGGGCCACCCAGGACGCGGCTGTGGGTCACATGCAGCCGGCAATGGCAGCCATCTATGACTACTATGAGCCTG GACAGCGCTGCACCGTCTTCTACAACGCCCCCCAAAGGAGCAGCACCATCGCCACGCTGTGCTCCCCCAAAATCTGTGAATGCGCCCAAG gggGGTGTCCCCACGCCCAAAGGAGGACACAGGAGGTGACAGCTGATGACCGCCACGACTTTGCCTGCTACAGCCCCCGCGTGGACTATG CACTGGTGGTTCGGGTGCTGTCCCAGAGTGAGATAGGGGCTTTTGTGGCGTTTGAGACGGAAATCAAGGAGGTGCTGCTTGAAG GGCAGGACACAGCAGTGGCCCCTGGGGAGCGGAGGCGGCTGCTGGTGCGGAAGAGCTGCCCACTGCGCCTGCAACTCCACAACATCTACCTGGTGATGGGGGGCAGCGGGAGGACGCGGGACCCTGAGGGGCG
- the C4 gene encoding complement 4 isoform X8 — protein MGPRWAFSLFLLLFLTPLMRASSQDPELVLVAPRRVALGTPMGLLLAAVGPVTGTVTAWAEGDRGAGPCALPVPFALTPHNNFNQLLQIEVTPVQAERCGALWGRGLLLEAHSSHLPPPSTRSLRVALGGPRGHLIVQTDKPLYAPRQTVRFRVFSMDPDLQPNPEPVLVTITNPLGARVREVQRVPLDTVLSDQLVLPDIALPGTWHIRAQLAASPNTNGSTAFEVRKYVLPGFEVRIRPERGFIVLSDPDPAPLRIHLHVQFPDGAPVWGRAQLRVGLRDAGGQGGRFLRGLEQQRQVTEGHASLEVSPVGVAKAAGVALADLQGALLRLAVGVVESAGGELVERELSVPLVLSQWVLQLQKSARFFVPGAPYTLLGRVLQAGGGTAPGVPIRVTVGVTGAPAPPLIELQADNSGDIAVPINVPKGATRMELSVEAGQPGVPPARAQLLVTPMAAVSGRFLVLGGPRGSLRPGEELRLQLHHMGPPPTPQRFHILAMARGRVLVAHTVASQVTLTEVALPVTADMAPYLHVVAFFLSGGNVVAATWGGAVRGGCDEQVQVKVPPRGTTLRPQDPLKVTVTTGTPVTVAIGAIDTTVLNLEPRHRLNTAKVEAALGSSDLGCSPEGGPDAVGIFGAAGLVLGLQGGSPTVPAAPHCPPAPTRQRRSLELLKLLEEKAGPWRNNTVMWRCCRDGATALPIRATCQQRGQRVTTAGGCRDAFLQCCEVAQNLRRKGQRGGLARVMEAQLAEQLLDDDEDVPTRSFFPESWLWRRIHVAGTARLSVLLPDSITTWEIQAVAIVPGHGLCVAEPQQVTVTQDVRVALRLPPSIRPLEQLQLQPLIHSRLPRSINVTVTLSAVEGVCAALDGVPQMLELPPGRAVAAPLTLVALHPGDIPITITARGPWGLGDRVTRVLHVEPEGELHLEESTYILDADDKRSRSLKLPGDVPAEIVPDGDFSMSIRVSGRVPGWALQGALGIGDSLLRSPRGCGEQSLMSMAPTAAALRFLDESEGWGQLPPGHRQRGLRTLQQGFERVQSFRKSDGSYGAWLHRDSSTWLTALVLRVLALSRPYLPVAASGPAASLRWVLGQQRPDGAFLEHRAVVHREMQGGVADPGPEATVSLTAFVVVALHGARALLPPDSPELPLLDKSLSRASTFLRGRVEQLGTYGTAITSYALALVDTAPPGPHPAVERLRGMARSAHGGRATFWPSGGPAATVEATGYALLALLQSRDIAGAARAARWLRQQSNYGGGFHSTQDTLVALEALAQMWLHWGRGNTMGLNLGLSWPGGARGRAGGTQVMLKPGLEPLEQELQVPLGSPVTVQVEGHGEGTLTVLRQFRLLSPPNATCQALHLEVAITGPILYHADEDYEDYEDYEEAEPKEGEEPTEGAVPVEGAGPADDPAPLSPVSLWDARKRQRRSTHNPAHEVAFLVCFRRSPGVALTGMAVVEITLLSGFSPHRADLDKLRDVVDHWISHYELEGNQLVLYLDEVPPERQCLSFGATQDAAVGHMQPAMAAIYDYYEPGQRCTVFYNAPQRSSTIATLCSPKICECAQGQDTAVAPGERRRLLVRKSCPLRLQLHNIYLVMGGSGRTRDPEGRPQFLLGPHSWVEEVPSPGRCKATRLRGYCAQLQEFRTRLSQLGCQL, from the exons ATGGGGCCTCGCTGGGCCTTcagcctcttcctcctcctcttcctcactcCCTTAATGAGGGCCAGCTCCCAGGACCCTGa GTTGGTGCTGGTGGCCCCACGGCGCGTGGCCTTGGGGACCCCCATGGGGCTGttgctggcagctgtggggccGGTGACCGGGACGGTGACTGCATGGGCTGAGGGGGACCGTGGGGCCGGGCCCTGCGCCCTCCCAGTCCCATTTGCCCTCACACCCCACAACAACTTCAACCAGCTCCTACAAATTGAG GTCAccccagtgcaggcagagcgctgtggggcgctgtggggtcgGGGGCTGCTCCTGGAGGCCCACAGCTCCCATCTGCCCCCCCCCAGTACCAGGAGTCTGCGTGTGGCCCTGGGGGGGCCGCGGGGTCACCTCATTGTGCAGACAGACAAACCTCTCTACGCCCCCCGACAGACTG TGCGTTTCCGGGTCTTCTCCATGGACCCCGACCTACAGCCGAACCCCGAACCTGTCCTGGTCACCATCACG AACCCGTTGGGTGCACGAGTGCGGGAGGTGCAGCGGGTGCCCCTGGACACGGTGCTGAGCGACCAGCTGGTGCTGCCTGACATCGCCCT CCCAGGGACATGGCACATACGGGCACAGTTGGCCGCCAGTCCCAACACCAACGGCTCCACCGCCTTTGAGGTGCGGAAATATG tgctgcctggctTTGAGGTGCGCATCCGCCCCGAGCGTGGCTTCATTGTGCTGAGTGATCCCGATCCGGCCCCACTGCGCATCCACCTGCATGTCCA ATTCCCAGATGGGGCGCCAGTGTGGGGCCGTGCACAGCTGCGTGTGGGGCTGCGGGATGCCGGGGGCCAGGGGGGTCGCTTCCTGCGGGGTCTGGAGCAGCAACGCCAG GTGACGGAAGGCCACgcctccctggaggtgtccccGGTGGGCGTGGCCAAAGCGGCGGGCGTGGCGCTGGCCGACCTGCAGGGGGCGCTGCTGCGCCTGGCAGTGGGCGTGGTCGAATCTGCAG GGGGGGAACTCGTGGAGCGGGAGCTGTCGGTGCCGCTGGTTCTGTCCCagtgggtgctgcagctgcagaagagtGCGCGGTTCTTCGTGCCCGGAGCGCCCTACACCCTCCTG GGCCgagtgctgcaggctggggggggcacagccccGGGGGTCCCCATCAGAGTGACAGTGGGGGTGACTGGAGCCCCTGCACCACCCCTCAtagagctgcaggcagacaaCAGTGGGGACATCGCCGTCCCCATCAATGTCCCCAAAGGAGCCACCAGGATGGAGCTGAGC GTGGAGGCAGGACAGCCCGGTGTCCCCCCAGCACGGGCACAGCTGTTGGTGACCCCGATGGCAGCGGTGTCGGGGCGGTTCCTGGTGCTGGGGGGTCCCCGGGGGTCACTCCGTCCCGGGGAAGAGCTGCGGCTGCAGCTGCACCATATGGGGCCGCCCCCCACCCCGCAGCGCTTCCACATCCTG GCAATGGCCCGTGGGAGGGTGCTGGTGGCCCACACGGTGGCCTCGCAGGTGACGCTGACAGAGGTGGCACTGCCGGTGACAGCAGACATGGCCCCATATCTCCACGTCGTCGCCTTCTTCCTGAGTGGGGGAAATGTGGTGGCTGCCACGTGGGGGGGGGCTGTGCGGGGAGGCTGCGATGAGCAG GTGCAGGTGAAGGTCCCTCCACGTGGGACCACCCTTCGCCCTCAGGACCCACTGAAGGTGACAGTGACAACGGGGACTCCAGTGACAGTGGCCATTGGGGCCATCGACACCACAGTGCTGAATCTGGAACCACGGCACCGCCTGAACACTGCCaag GTGgaggcagctctgggcagcagcgaTTTGGGGTGCAGCCCCGAGGGCGGCCCCGATGCTGTTGGGATCTTTGGGGCCGCAGGACTCGTGCTGGGACTGCAGGGtggcagccccacagtgccGGCAG ccccccactgtcccccgGCCCCCACCCGTCAACGCCGctctctggagctgctgaaaCTGCTGGAGGAGAAGG CGGGGCCGTGGCGCAATAACACTGTGATGTGGCGCTGCTGCCGGGACGGAGCGACGGCGCTGCCCATCCGTGCCACGTGCCAGCAGAGGGGACAGCGGGTGACAACGGCCGGGGGCTGCCGAGAcgccttcctgcagtgctgtgaggtGGCACAGAATCTGCGGCGGAAGGGACAGCGCGGGGGGTTGGCACGGG TGATGGAGgcacagctggcagagcagctgttGGATGATGATGAGGACGTCCCCACGAGGAGCTTCTTCCCTGAGAGCTGGCTGTGGCGACGCATCCATGTCGCTGGCACTGCACG gctctcagtgctgctccctgACTCCATCACTACGTGGGAGATTCAGGCAGTCGCCATCGTCCCTGGACATG ggctgtgcgTGGCGGAGCCGCAGCAGGTGACGGTGACACAGGACGTGCGTGTGGCGCTTCGGCTGCCCCCCAGCATCCGGCCCctagagcagctgcagctgcagcccctcatcCACAGCAGACTGCCCCGCAGCATCAAC GTGACGGTGACACTGTCGGCAGTGGAGGGGGTGTGCGCGGCGCTGGATGGGGTCCCCCAGATGCTGGAGCTGCCCCCGGGGAGGGCAGTGGCTGCACCCCTCACTCTGGTGGCCCTCCACCCTGGGGACATCCCCATCACCATCACCGCCCGCGGGCCATGGGGGCTGGGGGACCGTGTCACCCGAGTCCTGCATGTCGAG CCTGAGGGAGAGCTGCACCTGGAGGAGAGCACCTACATCCTGGACGCAGATG ATAAGCGGAGCCGGAGCCTGAAGCTGCCGGGGGACGTCCCTGCAGAGATCGTCCCTGATGGGGACTTCAGCATGAGCATCCGTGTCAGTG GCCGGGTGCCGggctgggcactgcagggcGCTCTGGGGATAGGGGACTCTCTGCTCCGCTCCCcccggggctgtggggagcagtCCCTGATGTCAATGgcacccactgctgctgctctgcgcTTCCTGGATGAGAGCGAAGGGTGGGGGCAGCTGCCCCCAGGGCACCGACAGCGCGGCCTCAGAACCCTGCAGCAGG GCTTCGAACGGGTGCAGAGCTTCCGCAAAAGTGATGGCTCCTATGGGGCATGGCTGCACCGGGACAGCAGCACCTG GCTGACGGCGCTGGTGCTGCGTGTGCTGGCCCTGTCCCGGCCCTATTTGCCAGTGGCTGCCAGCGGCCCCGCTGCGTCCCTGCggtgggtgctggggcagcagcgcCCAGATGGCGCCTTCttggagcacagggctgtggtgcacCGTGAGATGCAG gGTGGTGTGGCAGACCCCGGCCCGGAGGCCACCGTGTCGCTGACGGCCTTCGTGGTGGTGGCCCTCCATGGTGCCCGCGCTCTGCTGCCCCCggacagccctgagctgcccctCCTG GACAAATCCCTGTCCCGGGCCTCCACGTTCCTCCGGGGCCGCGTGGAGCAGTTGGGGACCTATGGGACAGCCATCACATCCTATGCATTGGCACTGGTGGACACCGCTCCTCCGGGGCCGCATCCGGCGGTGGAACGTCTGCGGGGCATGGCCCGGAGCGCCCACG GTGGCCGTGCAACCTTCTGGCCATCCGGTGGCCCCGCAGCCACGGTGGAGGCGACGGGTTACGCccttctggcactgctgcagagccGCGACATCGCCGGGGCTGCGAGGGCGGCACGGTGGCTCCGACAGCAGAGCAATTATGGGGGTGGCTTCCACTCCACGCAG GACACGCTGGTGGCCCTGGAGGCGCTGGCCCAGAtgtggctgcactggggccgTGGGAACACAATGGGGCTGAACCTGGGGCTCTCCTGGCCGGGGGGTGCCCGGGGGAGGGCTGGTGGCACTCAGGTTATGCTGAAGCCGGGGCTGGAGCcgctggagcaggagctgcag gtgcctctgggcagcccagtgACAGTGCAGGTGGAGGGACACGGCGAAGGGACGCTGACG GTGCTCCGCCAGTTCCGCCTGCTGTCACCTCCGAACGCCACGTGCCAGGCGCTGCACCTGGAGGTGGCCATCACCGGCCCCATCCTGTACCATG CAGATGAGGACTACGAGGACTACGAGGACTACGAGGAGGCGGAGCCTAAGGAGGGGGAGGAGCCTACGGAAGGGGCAGTGCCCGTGGAAGGGGCGGGGCCAGCAGATGACCCCGCCCCCCTCAGCCCGGTGTCCTTATGGGATGCCCGTAAGCGGCAACGCCGCAGCACACATAACCCTGCCCACGAGGTGGCCTTCCTCGTCTGCTTCCG GCGGAGCCCAGGGGTGGCACTGACTGGGATGGCGGTGGTGGAGATCACTCTGCTCAGTGGCTTCTCACCCCATAGAGCTGACCTGGACAAG CTGCGGGACGTGGTGGATCACTGGATCAGTCACTATGAGTTGGAAGGAAACCAGTTGGTGCTATACCTGGATGAG gTCCCCCCCGAGCGGCAGTGTCTCAGTTTTGGGGCCACCCAGGACGCGGCTGTGGGTCACATGCAGCCGGCAATGGCAGCCATCTATGACTACTATGAGCCTG GACAGCGCTGCACCGTCTTCTACAACGCCCCCCAAAGGAGCAGCACCATCGCCACGCTGTGCTCCCCCAAAATCTGTGAATGCGCCCAAG GGCAGGACACAGCAGTGGCCCCTGGGGAGCGGAGGCGGCTGCTGGTGCGGAAGAGCTGCCCACTGCGCCTGCAACTCCACAACATCTACCTGGTGATGGGGGGCAGCGGGAGGACGCGGGACCCTGAGGGGCG